The Eublepharis macularius isolate TG4126 chromosome 12, MPM_Emac_v1.0, whole genome shotgun sequence genomic sequence gcagctgtttctctaggtccttcccgctttctccttcccctttgctttctttggtcattattccatcccatcccccccagtcccccaaaagaaatgtATCAattttcctctgctcctttccagtttgtgaggcaacaagcaggagataggggggaatgcttggcgtgcgtgtcctcccagccctcctgctcagttgttcggcggcgcacacacacacacctggtgcCCCTTCTGGCACCTCTGCACTCTAGGCGATTGCCGGACCTGCATCCATAGATACACTGGCCCTGCCTAGATCCAGACTATAAAGAGCAAGGAACGAAAACAGATCTGCATTGCTCCAAATTTTGGTTCCCTAAATCTATAATAAAACATGGACTAGTGTCTTTGATATTGCCCTGATATGTACATGATTGGTAGAAAGTAGAGGTGGacatggaccaggaaaaccccatggaccaccgGCCCATGGTCCATCGATTTTTATGGACCGTGAACTTTCCATGGACGAGCCCTGTTCACAGACTGGATCGTTGGTCCATGTTCTGTCAATTCCGGCAGCTCTGAATCCACCCGCTTCACACCCAAACAGCCCAAACTTgtagagaatcttcagcagcctctcctccagccaccctccaagtttggtcaagattgccttttggatgtccaagttacagatccccaaagcagctgcccccaggaaactttcaGTAGAAACTGAAGTCGCAAATGCcatttgacttgcattggctagcagcaccaaaaagttgcaatgaggcaaaatcaaacagaaaggggtgggggaagagccccctcactcaccacacaaaCACCTTCCCAGCtcttgcctagggaattcattcttgctccttgctctcatagagaagaatgggagttctctggttggcaggaaGAGCTTGCCTGTTAAGGTTTTgaaggctaagattggtgttgccatggctgcagaacgtccacctctccattgcctagggagtTAATTCTTTCCTCTTGCttgcatagaacagaatgggagctgtctggttggcagacagagctgCTTATCTACATTTTGAggactaagattggtgttgctaATACatagtttgttgttattatcGCCTTTGATTTCTTATGAAGTTGTGCTTGATATCCCCTGATGTGATgtctgtgtatatgtatgtattcttttttaaactaataaaatagtaataataattaaaaattattttgaaggctaagattggctgcaaaaTGTCCACCCCTTCCTTGAAGAATGAGAGTTCTCGGCTtggtaggcagagctgcctatcaagattttgagggataaaattggctgcagaacgtccacccctctgatgcctagggaattcattcttgctccttgttccgtagagcagaatgggagctctctgctcagcagataagtttttaagggctgtaaAACGTCTGTGGACGTTTTctctattgcctagggaattgatagatcagtgtcaggatgtctggactcatggaccatggaccaacagaccagccCAAACGGACCAACTTTTGTGAAAAAGGAgagtcccacaaactgtgtgCTCATGAACCACGAAGCAGGCTGaactgtgcaaaattttggtccattttccagaccgtgcccacctctagtagagaAAGATAAGTGGCCAGTTACGCAAGCTTCTATGTACTTTTGCTATCTCTTTTTCTCTATGGGGGATCACGGACTACCAGTTTACCTTATTGCTTACATCTGCCCTGTGTAAGATCCAAACTACCTTAGTTAATATTctaatatctgaagaagggagctctaactcttgaaagttCGTATTCTGAAAattctgttggtctctaaggtgccactggactcaaagcctgcAGTTCTAATATTCTGCAGTTCTTGTTTGTTTCCCCCTAGTTACTGATTGTTGCTATGGAGTGAAGATGAAGGTTTTGGCTTTCTCTGCATGCATTGCTGTGGTGTTTGTCATTTCCTCCTAATCATTCATTGACAGAAGATGGCTGTATGGGAGCTTAAAAAGCACCTTCATTTTAAATAATTGCCACTGCGTTCTCGGGACACATAAAAtgaggaaaatatttttatttatttttcggGACACATAAAAtgaggaaaatatttttatttatttctcactgagacctaaAGTGGAttccacagtgcaagtgaaatgcaatataatcaacaactagAATATTCACTGAGGAAAATATAATAGTGATCAATAGTACATTCAGTGAACAAATCAATAAGGTATGGTAGCAGAGAATTtggaaacaagcataaagctgagcacagagcatctttctgaaacaaagtgtaactaattaacatgCTGTTTAGCAATGTAGAAACTCCCCTGTAGGAACATACCTAGATCAGCGGTCAGTACTCAATAGCACAGTCTATAGCCCCTATCCCTAACAAGGCATCTTCTTATGATGGCATCTTCTTATGgcatagccctataatctgagtagaaaaccctcctgaataattcagttttgcatagtttgttgaAAGTAAGGAAAATGGGTGtctccctgacctcctcaggaaaGCCTCAGGAAAGCCAtggggtgggggctaccacagaaaaagtgtgtgtatgggcagctgtcgCGAGAATATTTGGGGAGGCCCCACCTCCTAGGGCCCCGCAACTCCCCTGGTCTGTGCTCAAGTTGCCCTTACCAAGGCTTTTCAACTGGTGCTGAGAATAAATTCTCTAACTGTCCCTATCTAGAAGAAGTGCACTCTGTACAAAAGAACTGATGCTTAACCAAGTCTAAAGCTTTATTGAATATATGGCAAAGGTTATAATTCCAACCACAAAAGAAAACTTAACTCTACAGACTTAATATATGAGATAAAGGTTACATTAATAtgatttctcctcctcccttctgaTTCGAAAGCTTTTGGACTACCAAGCTAAGAGCAGAGGACTTTTACAAGCCCAACTGCTGATTAGCAAGTGTACCCAAGAAAGCTTTTCTACTACCCCTTTTTATAGCCCCTAGCCAGGGGTTTTCATCAGGGGGGCTCTTACCAATTAGATCACTCTGTTCTTCTGAAAAGTACAATTAGTCCCATAAATCATAACATCTCCTACGAGTTAGAGAAAGGAATTTCACACTTTGCCAGTCCCAGGCTCCTTCATGTAGATTGCAAATGAGATAAAGGGTAACCTTGAAGTTCCTTATCTAAATGACCCACTGTAATTTAGAGGCAAGGAGTGAAATCCTTGTAAATGCTTTATGTCAATTAGTGCTAATTAACTCAATGTCACACCCCCCTTGAGAAGGCAAGACTTCTGCCAGCCTACAGAGAAAAAAGGACCATACTTACTCTCTGAGGCCTTTAGAAGCTTCCTTAGAAAGCCTGTGCTGGTTCCATGTTACAATGGCCTAGTTTCTGACACAAACCCCAAAATTCTCTCCACAGCAGCTATTTATTTTGCTCATCTACAGGGTAGTATAAGCAGGAGTCCTTGTTCAGTTGAGTGAAGCTGTTgaggcagaacatagggagagaggtagttgcacagatatgaaggCCTAAGGTCATGAATGGCACTGGATGAGATAGTCAGGAACTTGATCTCTGTAACTGATGGGCAGACAATGgaatgactacagaatgggagtgatatgcatgatctgtctagctcctgagagtaaatgagctgtagagttttgcaccagctggaatctccaagtcaactttgaggggagacctaactagagtacattacagtagtccagtcttgatgttaccatggcatgaatccaggtggcctgATCAGCTGTAtcaaggtagagggccatcttcttggctagtctgagttggaagaaggcaggCATTGGAATCAAAATCAAATACATATCTTATGCACGCACCTCAATACACAGTACAAAATTATATCTTTAGCAAAGTCGAGCATAGATTCCTGTTTTAAAACCAAAAGGGAAAACTCTCAATCACACTGCTATACAAATCAAAGGAAAACAAATCTTCTCAAAACATACAGAAATCTAATTGGTTCAGAGTACTTGAAGAGAACTTGGTACAGTAAAAACTGGAAATTATGGACAAAATGAAGGGAGACAAACagtttcttaaaaacaaaacacaacacattAGGGAAATGTCACTCAAAAGTCCTTGGAGGTGCTCATATGAATCCGCCCATAATGAATCCTTTATGAGTGATGTTGTTCATACATTTGACTAGGTTAATAATTAATATTTGACAAGATGCAAGTGATCATGATCTATAGCAAATAGATTAAATTTAGTCTATTCGTCTCTTCAATACACTCAGACTGGAGCTCAAGAAAGATTTTGGAGGACAATTGGATGGAAATACATTATTGGACACTGACCACTGACTGATCAGTAAAAGAGgctaatttttttaacaaaatcacTCTTTTTATCTTATTAGTTTCTTAATTGCTTCCTTCACCTCTTTTGTCTTCAGGCTGTAAATAATTGGGTTTAGCATGGGTGTAGTGATGCTATACTGAATGGAAAAAAGTTCATCCAGCAAAACTGAtgaggctgaatcgggcctgagaTATCGAAAGTAGCCAGTCCCGTAAATTAAAACCACAACAATGAGGTGGGAACTGCAAGTAGAGAAGGCTTTCTTTCTGCCTTCTGCAGAATTAATCTTCAGGATGGTAGAGATTACGTTGATATAGGATAGCAAAGTAAGAAAGAATGCAATTCCGCCTACTGCACCACCAGTAATGAAGAAAATAATCTTACTCATGGAAGTTTCTGTGCATGATAAGGTAAGAAGagaaggaaattcacagctgaaGTGCCTGATAACATTTGGACCACAAAATGAGAGCTTCCATACAGGTAGTGTGTTTATGACAGCATAGAAGAAACCAATTGCCCATGAAGCTCCAACCAGCTGTTTACAAAAGGCTACATTCATAATTTCTACATAATGTAGTGGATTGCATATGGCGGCATATCGGTCATAAGCCATTGCTGTAAGAAGTAAAATTTCAGACAAAGCTGTCAGAAGGATGAAGAACATCTGGGTAATGCAGTTATTGTATGAAATTGTCTGCCCAGCAAAGAAGTTCACTAACAGTTTAGGCACCGTGACAGAAGAATAGCAAATGTCAAGAAAAGACAGCTGACtcaggaagaagtacatggggcTCTGAAGATGACTGCTGTGCTTTATTACCACCATGATGATCATATTCCCTATCAGTGTGACTgcataaattaataaaaacacgaaaaagaggaaaatctggACTGGCAGGTGGTATGAAAATCCCAAAAGAATAAAATAAGTCACTGTTGTCtgattttccatttcctttttttaTAAAACCATAACCTATAGGAAAAATTTAGAAACATATGgttgcccccccagtcggaatgaagacagacacaggtgttggatctaagggccacttttattaaataaCCTCAACGACAACAATAACCATAACTGCAGctagggtaaagcggtacaggtcaagccacggggtcctacctagacctccgccttgacctgtctgggcgagccccgaagccccgggtgcgagccctccatgcGGATGGctgggagacccggccagccaggcaaatgggttcccccctttcaagctcctaatcctcagccgtacagcagtgaggtaaggacttgcacgtggggttcccccaagcagtctgcccacgcgcgctggcagccgtcacaagcagtaccagccgctcctagcagacccttcctccctaccaatagggaaacgccaagggtgctcaccggcccgctatttctaaccaaactccatcccgccaAGGAAACCACTAGCAGGCACCACCACCTGCCAATATCCATCACTCAAGactaggtgcaaggtaggcgaaaaaccccctatCCCATGTCCAATTggggataagaggaaaaaattcctacctggctctgcaaacagcagccggctaatcctgcaccaagaacagggtgaggagggtgggccgagcgttcAGCAAGACTGCGGCTGGGTGAGCGGAGCCTCCAGAAAGAGGCTTctagctccgcccacccagctaagccccggatgcccgggaaaggctggtctgcccttcctccatccaGGAGGGCAACCGAcggccacctccctaagcagctaggctgcaggagggttggccgaattgcccccccagtcggaatgaagacagacacaggtgttggatctaagggccacttttattaaataaCCTCAACGACAACAATAACCATAACTGCAGctagggtaaagcggtacaggtcaagccacggggtcctacctagacctccgccttgacctgtctgggcgagccccgaagccccgggtgcgagccctccatgcGGATGGctgggagacccggccagccaggcaaatgggttcccccctttcaagctcctaatcctcagccgtacagcagtgaggtaaggacttgcacgtggggttcccccaagcagtctgcccacgcgcgctggcagccgtcacaagcagtaccagccgctcctagcagacccttcctccctaccaatagggaaacgccaagggtgctcaccggcccgctatttctaaccaaactccatcccgccaacgcaagagccaagcctctgcttaggcccgagCGCCCCACTAatggcctagcgccaacctaagccctAGCTGCAAGTCGCTGAGGAATATCTCATTGCCTGCTTCCGACAGGTGTACCCCGTCACCCCGATAGAGGtcggcaaattcggccctgatcctggggtgtggcaaatacacCCCCAAACCCTCAGCCAGAGCTttctggatggccctattggccttcatgcgAGCCCGCTCAATGGCTGGGCGATTTAACGCCTCACGCCAAACCCTTCGAGGCAACATGGCGGACCACATGACCAGCACTCCCGGCCAATGTCGGAGTATCTCCTGCAAATCCCACTTCGCTTGCAGGGAGAGAGCCCTGCCATGAATaaaccccaggtcattcccacctAAATGAATGACTAATATATGGGGTGCAGGGCCCCGCCGTTCCCTAAATAAGAGTGGCAACAAACCGGGCCACCGAAGGCCGCGACGACCCAGCCACTCCACCGTAGCCCATTCAgacaaaccaagctgggacccgactcGTGTCCTCCTAgcttgatgagcggcccaaaacaccatactgtgcccgcagatcaaaatccgacgTTTCTCCaagcaggacacagcacctaagaaaacatCATTAGTAAAACCCTTAAAACCGGTTAAGAGGGCGAACATACGATTGGTAGGCAGATGACCTCCACCTGCCAACACCCTGAATGGCCTGTGCAGAATACCCCATGGCCgctgccgtagaggcagccccaatcctgaaagaatgggtgccgaatttgacaccAGCTAACCCCAATTTGGCCAGTGCCTTTTgagtcactgcccaaaactggtagCGCGTCAGTGGTAAACCATCCTCATGTTGAAACAAAACCCCGCAGCTGGTACCCCGCACCCTCAAGAACCTTCGCAGAGCCCTTACTGGACACAAACCCGGGTCCGCACAGCTTCCAAGGCTAACCACAGCCCCTTTTTGTTtctgatcagtcttagacctACGAATAGTGAGGGCAACACCATCCCCCCTAAACTGTACATCCTGGGCCATCAAGGCCCGGCCAGATGTATCCGTCTTCGACTGCACCACCAGCTCACTAACTCTCATTGCACCAAAAAATGCTACCAaagcagctgcatgaaagagcTTAGCCTCAAAGCCGGAGGTgcaaatgtccccccaggccttGATAAGCCCCTTCAGGAGTGCAGGAGAGATAGGCTCCCTAGGGTCAGCCCGCACCACAGCTTCACGTGaccagccctccagcattttGCGCACACGGAAGTCTCCCGTGGCCTCAGAAAACCCCCGTGCCTTGCTTATAAACGCCAAAGCCGCCAACTGGCCGCGAATAGACTTAACCGCTAACCCTCGGCTCTTCTGGTGCACGCAAAATTGCAGCAAATGCTCCACAGGAATAGGCCACAGCTGATGCAAACCCACATCCTTCCTAAACCCACCAAAttggcctaccgctctgtcgtaggcacGCTGAGTACTGGGAGCCAATGCCAGCCTTACGGCCCTGGATACCTCggtctcccaagctgccataactccgGGGGCATCTGAGCAGGCACCTTgtcggcctccggggcaagctgccaaaaccgctccatctgttggcgagacaaagcgtctgccacaccattactcaccccaggaacgtgcttggccttaaacaaaatgttccaccggagacacaacaacgtaaaggctctaaccagcctcatgacccggcAAGATTTCGAAGTCAAGGAGTTGACTACGTGAACCACCgccaggttgtcacaccagaagtggacaacatggttagcCAATTCCTGTCCCCACAGGTGGacagccaccagaatgggaaaaaactccaaaaaggtcaggtcCTTGTCCAAGCCACAGGCATGCCAGTCAGGTGGCCATTGATCTGCGCACCAATGCCTTCGGAAATAAACACCGAAGCCCAAAGAGCCAGATGCATCAGATGTTACCTGCAGCTCGGCCTCGAGCAGCAGGTCATccctccaaaaggtaaccccattgaaatccctGAGGAAGTCAGACCAAACGTCCAAATCCTCACGCATCCCCCTAGTAACCTTAAGGTGATGATGGGGAGCCCGAAGTGATGACATGGCATCACAAAACCTCCTCAGAAAGGCCCTACCAGGGGCAatagccttacaggcaaaattcaggTGACCTACCAGCTGCTGCAACTCCAAGAGTGACACCTTCCGTTTGGATTTGAAATCCAGGAGCCTGCCCCTAAGGTCAGCGACCTTCTCAAAGGGAAGTCGAAAGCACTGCTCGACTGTATCCAGCTCTATACCCAGAAACATCAACACTTGAGAAGgcccctctgttttctcatgcgccaaaggaacgcccagctcatcagccaaaTGGGTAAAGGTATTCAACAGGTGAGCACACTGTCCTGACCCCGCCatcccaacgaacaaaaaatcatccaaataatgaacgGAGTCACGGGTACGCGCCCTACGCTGCAATTCCCATTCTAAAAATGAGCTGAAACGTTCGAATGCCgcacaagaaacagagcagcccatgggaagagcccggtccatgtaaaacttcccttcaaaagaaaaccccaagagTTCAAAGTCATCGGGATGGACAGGGAGCAaacgaaatgccgacttaatatcgcatttcgccaattctgctcccctcccacaGCGACGCACCACCCTAACAGCCTGGTCAAACGATGTATACCTTACCGAGCACAAATGCTCCGGGATGGCATCGTTTACCGACTCACCTTTGGGAAACGAAAGGTGATGTATCAGGCGGAACTCACCTGCAGCCTTTTTGGGCACTACACCCAATGGGGACACCCGGAGATTGGGAACCGGGGGTGAGTCAAAAGGACCCAAAACCCGGCCCTCAGAACACTCCTTGGCTATCTTACATCTAACTACCTCCTCCATACCCTGGACAGAACGCAAATTATTCGACATAAACGAGGAACGTGGACCCCGAACTGGGATCCTAAAACCCAAACTGAAACCTCTAAACAGAAAGAGGGCATCCTGCCTCCTGGGGTAATTGCGTAGCAGCcgctcaaggaccttcagccttaccgggctgggaccctttaccagaaGGCTGCTGACTGGGAGCACCCCCGCCTCCGGGCTTCCTACCCCCACCTCCCTGTCTAAGTTTGGGGCAGGAATTGTACGAGTGATACccagcacaggaagggcactcGTGCCGGAACCTACAAGGTTTACGGCCGCACTGTCCCTTaaacgcaaactcccagcaaagcagccggggttgaacctgctgccccgccgtaGCGCGGGTAGTGGCGGTTGCAGAGGCCGTAGCGGAACGCTGCACCAGATGGCCGCTATCAGAGCGGTCCCCCACACTGGGCTTCGCTggcgacatcacctgcagccaaagctgttggTGAATCCGATCCCAAGGAAGATTAGGAGTAAGggcagccctcatcctgaactcctcatcgtactgcatccaagcagcaccagaGAAGCCAGTATAGCCCTTATAAATGATGTCAAGGTACTGCAGCAATGATGCAGCCCTATGAGGCTGAGCCCTAACCAACACCCCTGCATATATCAAAAAACCTGGCAGCCAGTTAGCCCAGGTCCGATCAACACGGCGTCGCTTAAGACGCTCTTTATCCCTGTCATCCAACTCATCTTTATCCTTTTTTTCCAATTCAcgaaaaagaagggtaaagagatCAACATATTCCCCTTTTAGAATCTTATCGCGGGTGGCCTGAGTTAAATGATCGCCAAGGGGAAGTGCCGTGTCTCCAAAGGGGAGGGCACTGAAAGGCACCTGTCCGTAGGCCAGAGTTGAGTAGGGGTAATAACCCCAAAGCCCACCAGCACCGCCAGGCCACATCCCAGCCTGCCCCTGTCCCCATGGGGCATCAAATCCTACCCACGAGGGCTGAGCTGGTGCTGCCTGGTGAGCCCCAGCCGACCCCACGGCCTGAGGTTGCCATGGATGCTGGCCAGGAACAGGCCAAGCAGACTGAAGCTGCTGCACCGCCCCAAAGGGCGCACCTGAAGAACCCTGTGTAGGAGGCTGCCCAaagggcccccatggccatgaCAGTCCATATTGAGGTGTAGGTTGCTTACCCACAGGCTCCACAggatccactgccactgccactggctCAGGGTCCAAGACCACCTCTTGCTCGACGTCCAACTCCGGTTCCACCTCCGCTGCTGGCTGAGCACCACTGGAACTACCTGCTGCAGGACCTGCAacaccttccaaaacagaaagACGCCTGAGAATCTCCCTATTCGTGGCATCTCTAGACGCCCCTCTGATGGGCCGAGCCTTACCCTTACCAGGCGCAGCCGCCGAAGGTACACCTTTACTCCGTTCCAGAGCTGCCAAACGCTCTAAAATGTTCTGCTGATTAACCAGCTCCCCCTCATCCTCAGAAGAGCTAGCTGCCGGAGCAGCTCGCTTAGCAGGTGCCCGTTTGGCAGGTTGCTTGCCCTTAGGAGGGCCACCACCCTTTTTAGGGGGCATAATACCAGCACAAATGCCAAACCCCAGTAAGCGCACCAAAACAGTTCCCAGAACAGATAGGCCACCACCCCAGCCAGGGATCCGCAAAATGGCCGCCGATCAcaacacaaaatggccgccactcgaccaagggggggggaggcaaaaatTCCCCCCGCCTGAAAGACAAAAAAGACCAGGGCTCCCAGCCCCCAGCCAAAACCTAGGAACGTTGAATGGgtgggaaaaagggggggggggcaaaacagCGAGGCTCAGGGCCTAAAGTCCCGACCACTATATGGCCAGGCCCCTTGGATCTCAGCCGCCCACCAGGCACCCAGTTCCTttagcgcgggggggggggtttcggACCACTGGGCCCAATGCAAAATGGCCCCCAATACCGCGGCCCCAATGCAGCTGCCCTGACGGGGTGGAGGCCACCGCCCTGGCGCCCAAAAGGACGCCGCGTCCGCGGCCCGAGGCCCACCGAGCCGGGCCGCCCTAATCAGCGGCGAAACCTCGCCCAAATAGAAAGGCGCAAAAGGCCCGGGCTGCAGCCACTGCCGAGAGGCAAGCTGCCGCCGCCGaagcccccgccgccgccgccgccgaacgGCCTGCCGCTGTCCTCGCAGCCTTCTCGAGGCCCGCCGCGGCAAGagtcgctgctgccgccgccgccgccgccgaacaGCCCGCCGCTGCCCTTGCCGTCTCAGCAAGGCCCGCCGCCgcaggagccgccgccgccgccgccgccgccaaagCAGCCTCTGCCTCACTCAACGCTCGGGAGGAGAAAAAACACGTCCTCTCCTTCCGAGCGTTCAGCAAGACTGCGGCTGGGTGAGCGGAGCCTCCAGAAAGAGGCTTctagctccgcccacccagctaagccccggatgcccgggaaaggctggtctgcccttcctccatccaGGAGGGCAACCGAcggccacctccctaagcagctagGCTGCAGGAGGGTTGGCCGAATTATATTTGGAGAAAGGAGATGTTTATCTGAGATATTCATGGGGACTAATGGCTGAACTGTTTCTCAATTAAGAATAAAGAGTTCATAACCATAACCCAATTCAAAACAGTTTTATAACCTCTATAGACATTTATATTTAACCCATAAATTCAAGGGAATGCATAATTCATTTCTAAAGGCCAATGAGTTCTCTGGAGTTTCCTTACAAGTCAGCGTGCAGAAATACAACTTTCAAGTGTTTTAGAAAGTTagtagatctactcagaatcctacccaCCTGTATTCaacggggcttactcccaggaaagtatggCTAACCAGTGATGATAAACAACTGAAAGATGAACTtaacatacaaataaaaacaaattaatgtTTCAAAAGATGAAAGCTGCTTAGGAACGTGAATGTTCCTCCTTGCGTTATTCTCGTTATAAATGGTCCAAGTCCAGTAATTTGTAAATGTTGCTTAAAAGTATATTGGTATTTAACAAAGTTTTTATGATGGAGtggagctgtggctcaatggtataGT encodes the following:
- the LOC129340320 gene encoding olfactory receptor 5A1-like: MENQTTVTYFILLGFSYHLPVQIFLFFVFLLIYAVTLIGNMIIMVVIKHSSHLQSPMYFFLSQLSFLDICYSSVTVPKLLVNFFAGQTISYNNCITQMFFILLTALSEILLLTAMAYDRYAAICNPLHYVEIMNVAFCKQLVGASWAIGFFYAVINTLPVWKLSFCGPNVIRHFSCEFPSLLTLSCTETSMSKIIFFITGGAVGGIAFFLTLLSYINVISTILKINSAEGRKKAFSTCSSHLIVVVLIYGTGYFRYLRPDSASSVLLDELFSIQYSITTPMLNPIIYSLKTKEVKEAIKKLIR